From one Solanum lycopersicum chromosome 12, SLM_r2.1 genomic stretch:
- the LOC138340305 gene encoding uncharacterized protein, with translation MIKQAINKVKFIQEILLASQSQQKSYADNRRRDLEFQIGDWVFLKIVRRIGKVAYELNLPFDLEVVHPVFNVSMLRKCIGDPSRVFLVDEVQVTEELSYEEKPVAILDRQVRRLRTKDVVSVKVLWQNNNREEMTLEAEDEIKNKYPYLFPIPAGNSIPSLTILMDKRDYVVSCDSVRHL, from the exons aTGATTAAGCAAGCTATTAACAAGGTGAAGTTTATTCAAGAAATATTATTAGCATCCCAGAGTcaacagaagtcatatgcagataatcggcgtcgagatttggagtttcagattggtgactgggtattcctgaag attgttcgtaggataggcaaggttgcctatgagttgaatCTACCATTTGATTTGGAGgtggtacatccagtcttcaatgtatcgatgctacgtaaatgtattggtgatccttctagagtattccttGTAGATGAagttcaggtaacagaggagttgtcatatgaggagaaacctgtagctatacttgatcgccaggttagaaggttacgtactaaggatgtggtttctgtcaaagtgttgtggcaaaataataatagggaggagatgactttgGAAGCGGAAGATgaaataaagaataagtatccttacttgttccccatacctgcaggtaattcaattcctagcttgactatattgatggATAAGCGAGATTATGTAGTAAGTTGTGActctgtgaggcatctgtaa
- the LOC101256460 gene encoding uncharacterized protein: MSKGITQPWLIAGDFNAILSTKDRLDGGPVTKNEIQDFGDCVRDMEVTELQWKGNYYTWNNKQCGEDRISRRIDRAFGNDEWMDKRVHVTIEYANPSIFDHSPMMIVLQKTQQYGKVSFKFFNIWTEHESFMDKVEEVWRKEDVNSIMKQVWWKLKDRQQVLTQLNKKEFKYIGKQIEMARVETVNVPDQLKEKATDELVGMEKELLIKLEKWSLIKESALRQK, translated from the coding sequence ATGTCAAAAGGTATTACTCAGCCTTGGCTCATTGCAGGAGATTTTAATGCTATTCTTTCTACTAAGGATAGGTTAGATGGAGGTCCTGTTACTAAGAATGAAATACAAGATTTTGGTGATTGTGTGAGAGATATGGAGGTTACTGAATTGCAATGGAAAGGGAACTACTATACCTGGAATAATAAGCAGTGTGGGGAAGATAGAATATCAAGAAGAATTGATAGAGCATTTGGAAATGATGAATGGATGGATAAACGGGTACATGTCACTATTGAGTATGCGAATCCAAGCATATTTGATCATAGCCCTATGATGATAGTATTACAAAAAACTCAGCAATATGGAAAAGTCAGCTTTAAGTTCTTTAATATATGGACTGAACATGAAAGTTTTATGGATAAGGTGGAAGAAGTATGGAGAAAAGAAGATGTGAATAGCATAATGAAACAAGTGTGGTGGAAATTGAAGGACCGTCAGCAAGTTTTAACTCAGTTGAATAAAAAAGAGTTTAAATATATTGGGAAGCAGATTGAGATGGCTAGAGTGGAAACTGTCAATGTCCCAGATCAACTAAAAGAGAAGGCTACTGATGAGCTAGTTGGGATGGAAAAAGAGTTACTAATCAAGCTGGAAAAATGGTCATTGATAAAAGAAAGTGCTCTGAGGCAGAAGTAA